The proteins below come from a single Polymorphobacter fuscus genomic window:
- the hppD gene encoding 4-hydroxyphenylpyruvate dioxygenase: protein MPNDLGLDGFEFVEFTSPDPDALAALFVAMGFTHVGTHRSKNVRRYAQGAINFLLNMETQGQAAEFRNSHGPSANAMAFRVEDASAAFAEAVKRGATPVHGPVGPMELNIPAIEGIGGSNLYLVDKAGEHEIYDIDFRPVPGATPDDNSVGLHTLDHLTHNVNRGRMAHWAEFYERIFNFREIRYFDIEGQSTGLFSKAMTAPDDKIRIPLNESQDEHSQIEEFLRAYKGEGIQHIALATDDIFATVDALRARGVRFQDTIETYFDLIDQRLPGHGHDVAEMRKRRILIDGAPETGGGILLQIFTENMVGPIFFEIIQRKGNDGFGEGNFKALFESLELDQLRRGVIPARA, encoded by the coding sequence ATGCCGAATGATCTTGGCCTTGATGGCTTCGAATTCGTGGAGTTCACCAGCCCCGATCCGGACGCACTCGCCGCGCTGTTCGTCGCCATGGGTTTCACCCATGTCGGCACCCACCGGTCGAAGAATGTCCGCCGCTATGCGCAGGGCGCGATCAATTTCCTCCTCAACATGGAAACACAGGGCCAGGCCGCCGAATTCCGCAACAGCCACGGGCCGTCGGCCAACGCCATGGCCTTCCGTGTCGAAGACGCCAGCGCCGCGTTTGCCGAAGCCGTCAAGCGCGGCGCGACGCCGGTCCATGGCCCGGTCGGGCCGATGGAACTCAACATTCCCGCCATCGAAGGCATCGGCGGGTCGAACCTCTACCTTGTCGACAAGGCCGGGGAACATGAAATCTACGACATCGATTTTCGCCCCGTCCCCGGCGCGACGCCGGATGACAACAGCGTCGGCCTCCACACGCTCGATCACCTCACCCACAACGTCAATCGCGGGCGGATGGCGCATTGGGCCGAATTCTACGAGCGCATCTTCAACTTCCGCGAAATCCGCTATTTCGACATCGAAGGCCAGTCGACCGGCCTGTTCTCCAAGGCGATGACGGCGCCGGATGACAAGATCCGCATCCCGCTCAACGAAAGCCAGGACGAACACAGCCAGATCGAGGAATTCCTGCGCGCCTACAAGGGCGAAGGCATCCAGCATATCGCGCTCGCCACCGACGACATCTTCGCCACCGTCGACGCCCTGCGCGCCCGCGGCGTGCGCTTCCAGGACACGATCGAAACCTATTTCGACCTGATCGACCAGCGCCTTCCCGGCCATGGCCATGACGTCGCCGAAATGCGCAAGCGCCGCATCCTCATCGACGGCGCACCCGAAACCGGAGGCGGCATCCTGCTGCAGATCTTCACCGAGAACATGGTCGGCCCGATCTTTTTCGAAATCATCCAGCGCAAGGGCAACGACGGCTTCGGCGAGGGCAATTTCAAGGCCCTGTTCGAATCGCTCGAACTCGATCAGCTCCGCCGCGGCGTGATCCCGGCCAGGGCATGA
- the hmgA gene encoding homogentisate 1,2-dioxygenase: MLTGFGNHFSTEAVPGALPIGRNSPQRPPFGLYAEQLSGTAFTMARAENRRAWLYRLRPSALHGAFTPLPEPVGHSARPPGPNRLRWDPRPLPETPTTFLASIVPMLSNGDPAALTGVSLATYAATRDMGNQAYFSADGEILVIPRQGRLRIDTEMGQMAVEPLEIALIPRGLRFRVILPDGSASGYLAENHGAPFRLPDLGPIGSNGLANPRDFASPAAWFEDRDEPFELVQKFGGRLWTTTLAHSPFDVVAWHGNLAPVKYDLRRFNTIGTVSHDHPDPSIFTVLTSPSDMPGRANADFVIFPPRWMVAEDTFRPPWFHRNIMSEAMGLITGAYDAKAGGFAPGGLSLHNMMNAHGPDAASWRAATDAVLAPHKIDGTMAFMLESCWPYRVTDGAMALAQPDYDAAWSGFPKAVV; encoded by the coding sequence ATGCTGACCGGATTCGGCAACCATTTCAGCACCGAAGCCGTCCCCGGCGCGCTGCCGATCGGCCGCAATTCGCCGCAGCGGCCGCCATTCGGCCTTTATGCCGAGCAGCTGTCCGGCACCGCCTTCACCATGGCGCGCGCCGAAAACCGCCGCGCCTGGCTCTACCGCCTGCGCCCGTCGGCGCTGCACGGCGCCTTTACCCCGCTTCCCGAACCCGTCGGCCACAGCGCGCGTCCGCCCGGTCCCAACCGCCTGCGCTGGGATCCGCGCCCGCTGCCCGAAACGCCGACGACCTTCCTCGCCTCGATCGTGCCGATGCTGTCCAACGGCGACCCGGCGGCGCTGACCGGCGTCAGCCTGGCGACCTATGCCGCCACCCGGGACATGGGCAACCAGGCGTATTTCAGCGCCGACGGCGAAATCCTGGTCATCCCCCGGCAGGGCCGGCTCCGGATCGACACCGAAATGGGCCAAATGGCGGTCGAACCGCTCGAAATCGCGCTGATTCCGCGCGGGCTGCGCTTTCGCGTCATACTGCCCGATGGCAGCGCCAGCGGCTATCTCGCCGAAAACCACGGCGCGCCGTTCCGCCTCCCCGATCTCGGCCCCATCGGGTCGAACGGCCTCGCCAACCCGCGCGATTTCGCAAGCCCCGCTGCCTGGTTCGAAGATCGTGACGAACCCTTCGAGCTCGTCCAGAAATTCGGCGGCCGGCTGTGGACGACGACGCTGGCGCATTCGCCCTTCGATGTCGTCGCCTGGCACGGCAATCTGGCGCCGGTGAAATACGACCTGCGCCGCTTCAACACCATCGGCACTGTCAGCCACGATCATCCCGATCCGTCGATCTTCACCGTGCTGACCAGCCCCAGCGACATGCCCGGCCGCGCCAATGCCGATTTCGTCATCTTCCCGCCGCGCTGGATGGTCGCGGAGGACACGTTCCGCCCGCCCTGGTTCCACCGCAACATCATGTCGGAAGCCATGGGGCTGATCACCGGCGCCTATGATGCCAAGGCCGGTGGCTTCGCCCCCGGCGGCCTGTCGCTCCACAACATGATGAACGCCCATGGCCCCGATGCGGCCAGCTGGCGCGCCGCCACCGACGCCGTGCTGGCACCGCACAAGATCGACGGCACCATGGCCTTCATGCTCGAAAGCTGCTGGCCCTATCGTGTCACCGATGGCGCCATGGCCCTGGCACAGCCCGATTATGACGCAGCGTGGAGCGGGTTTCCGAAAGCGGTGGTCTGA
- a CDS encoding amino acid permease has translation MANWRIKSLDSILATAEKKALTRSLGAFQLTMLGIGGIIGTGIFVLTAEAAQVAGPAMLISFVLAAVVCGLAALCYAELASMVPVSGSAYTYSYATFGEILAWVVGWALVLEYAVAASAVAVGWSGYAVGVLQNFAGIELPQALVNGPYAGGLINLPAVLIAVAVTALLVVGTKESATVNAVLVVVKVLALTAFVVLAVPAAQSDNFVPFMPLGAGSAVAAASIIFFAFVGFDAVSTAAEETKDPQRNIPIGLIASLVICTAFYLLVGVGVIGSYGAQPMIDAVTGTAPFPGSPEMAALCAAAEGAKPVVCSNEALAHVLREIGYPGIGNVLGLAAGFALPSVVLMMMFAQTRVFFVMSRDGLLPKGLSKIHPKFKTPHIVTMVTGAAVTVAAAFFPVGQLASVSNGGTLCAFFFVALAIMALRRSNPDRKRSFRTPAVWLVAPLAAAGCLLLFGFLSWVAQAVFFGWAAIGLVFYFLYGRSRSNVAMGLDEVNELDPNIPPQGVPPLPGIHTPGGKDA, from the coding sequence TTGGCGAACTGGCGTATCAAATCGCTCGATTCTATTCTGGCGACGGCGGAAAAAAAGGCTCTCACACGTTCTCTTGGTGCGTTTCAGCTGACGATGCTGGGCATCGGCGGCATCATCGGGACCGGCATTTTCGTGCTGACCGCCGAGGCGGCGCAGGTCGCCGGCCCGGCCATGCTGATCAGCTTCGTGCTCGCGGCCGTCGTCTGCGGCCTTGCCGCGCTCTGCTATGCCGAACTTGCCTCGATGGTCCCGGTTTCGGGATCGGCCTATACCTATAGCTATGCGACCTTCGGCGAGATCCTCGCCTGGGTCGTCGGCTGGGCACTGGTGCTGGAATATGCGGTCGCCGCGAGCGCGGTCGCGGTCGGCTGGTCGGGCTATGCCGTCGGCGTGCTGCAGAATTTTGCCGGGATCGAGCTGCCCCAGGCGCTGGTCAACGGGCCATATGCAGGCGGCCTCATCAACCTTCCGGCGGTGCTGATCGCCGTGGCGGTGACGGCGTTGCTGGTCGTCGGCACCAAGGAAAGCGCCACGGTCAATGCGGTGCTGGTGGTCGTCAAGGTGCTCGCGCTGACGGCGTTCGTCGTGCTTGCGGTGCCGGCGGCGCAGTCCGACAATTTCGTGCCATTCATGCCGCTGGGCGCCGGCAGCGCCGTCGCGGCGGCGTCGATCATCTTCTTCGCCTTTGTCGGCTTCGACGCGGTGTCGACGGCGGCGGAGGAAACCAAGGACCCGCAGCGCAACATCCCGATCGGCCTGATCGCCAGCCTGGTGATCTGCACCGCCTTCTATCTGCTGGTCGGCGTCGGTGTCATCGGCAGCTATGGCGCGCAGCCGATGATCGATGCCGTGACCGGCACTGCCCCCTTCCCCGGATCGCCCGAAATGGCGGCGCTGTGCGCGGCGGCGGAAGGCGCCAAGCCGGTTGTCTGTTCGAACGAGGCACTGGCGCATGTGCTGCGCGAAATCGGCTATCCGGGCATCGGCAACGTCCTCGGGCTTGCCGCCGGTTTTGCCCTGCCTTCGGTCGTGCTGATGATGATGTTCGCCCAGACCCGGGTGTTCTTCGTCATGTCGCGCGACGGCCTGCTGCCCAAGGGCCTTTCGAAGATCCACCCGAAGTTCAAGACGCCGCATATCGTCACCATGGTCACCGGTGCTGCCGTGACCGTCGCTGCGGCGTTCTTCCCGGTCGGCCAGCTGGCGTCGGTTTCCAACGGCGGGACGCTGTGCGCCTTCTTCTTCGTCGCGCTCGCCATCATGGCGCTGCGCCGGTCGAACCCGGATCGCAAGCGCAGCTTCCGCACCCCCGCGGTATGGCTGGTCGCGCCGCTGGCGGCCGCCGGCTGCCTGCTGCTGTTCGGCTTCCTGTCATGGGTGGCGCAGGCGGTGTTCTTCGGCTGGGCGGCGATCGGGCTGGTGTTCTATTTCCTCTATGGCCGCAGCCGTTCGAACGTCGCGATGGGGCTGGACGAGGTCAACGAGCTCGATCCCAACATCCCGCCGCAGGGCGTGCCGCCGCTGCCGGGCATCCACACGCCGGGCGGCAAGGACGCCTGA
- a CDS encoding hydrolase, with translation MSSAVALHPQPLSAAERAALGTLAGARGPMLAQIEAWAAINSGSRNLAGLEAMATALLAAVAPLGGTARLVDPAPADAVDAAGDTLAIAHGRNLHVVKRPDAPVRVLLTGHMDTVFGADHPFQACRWRDTDTLGGPGVADMKGGIAVMLAALAAFEASDVAAGLGWEIVLNSDEEVSSPGSTPLLVAAARRCHLGLTFEPALPDGTLAGARKGSGNFSAIVAGRAAHAGREPENGRNAILAAADLALRLKALTADDLTVNPARIDGGGPNNIVPDKAVLRWNMRASTPDAAARARASVDTLAAAVAAAHDVAIHVHGHSARPPKPLDANQQRLFDLVRDCGAAIGLSIGWRDTGGVCDGNNLAATGLAVVDTLGPRGGAIHSADEFLCADSLVERAQLAALVLMRVARSGWVR, from the coding sequence ATGTCGTCCGCCGTCGCCTTGCACCCCCAGCCGCTTTCCGCGGCGGAACGCGCCGCGCTCGGCACGCTGGCCGGCGCGCGCGGCCCGATGCTCGCGCAGATCGAAGCTTGGGCGGCGATCAACAGCGGCAGCCGCAATCTGGCCGGGCTCGAGGCGATGGCGACGGCGCTGCTCGCCGCGGTCGCACCCCTTGGCGGCACGGCGCGGCTGGTCGATCCGGCGCCGGCGGATGCCGTCGATGCCGCGGGCGACACCCTGGCCATCGCCCATGGCCGCAACCTCCATGTCGTCAAACGCCCCGATGCGCCGGTGCGGGTGTTGCTGACCGGGCATATGGACACGGTGTTCGGCGCCGATCACCCGTTCCAGGCGTGCCGCTGGCGCGATACCGATACCCTGGGCGGCCCCGGCGTCGCCGACATGAAGGGCGGCATCGCCGTCATGCTCGCCGCGCTGGCGGCGTTCGAGGCATCGGACGTCGCCGCCGGTCTCGGTTGGGAAATCGTCCTCAACAGCGACGAGGAAGTGTCGTCGCCGGGCTCGACGCCGCTGCTCGTCGCCGCCGCGCGCCGCTGCCATCTCGGGCTGACCTTCGAACCGGCGCTGCCCGATGGCACGCTCGCCGGCGCCCGCAAGGGGTCGGGCAATTTTTCCGCCATCGTCGCCGGCCGCGCCGCCCATGCCGGGCGCGAGCCTGAAAACGGCCGCAACGCTATCCTCGCCGCCGCCGACCTGGCGCTGCGGCTGAAGGCGCTGACCGCCGATGACCTGACCGTCAACCCGGCGCGCATCGATGGCGGCGGCCCCAACAACATCGTCCCCGACAAGGCCGTGCTGCGCTGGAACATGCGCGCTTCCACGCCCGATGCCGCCGCGCGCGCCCGCGCCTCCGTCGACACACTGGCCGCCGCGGTCGCCGCCGCGCATGACGTCGCCATCCACGTCCACGGCCATTCCGCCCGGCCGCCGAAACCGCTCGATGCCAACCAGCAGCGGCTGTTCGACCTGGTGCGCGACTGCGGCGCCGCCATCGGGCTCAGCATCGGCTGGCGCGATACCGGCGGCGTCTGCGACGGCAACAACCTCGCCGCCACCGGCCTCGCGGTCGTCGACACGCTCGGCCCGCGCGGCGGCGCCATCCATTCGGCCGACGAATTCCTCTGCGCCGACTCGCTGGTCGAACGCGCCCAGCTGGCGGCGCTGGTGCTGATGCGCGTCGCCCGGTCGGGGTGGGTGCGATGA
- a CDS encoding arginine N-succinyltransferase, whose protein sequence is MSWRVRPATGADLPALLDLARLTGGGFTNLPADADALAARLALSDASFARAEDAPDDELYILLLEQTLTGRIGGCGMVFSRIGARWPFYSYKIGVLSQTSAHLGRTFALPFLNLVTDHDGASEVGGLFLHPDLRTGGLGKLLARSRYLFVAQHRARFADTMLAELRGVLDDDGHSPFWDALGAKFFGMSFPEADAFNAVHGSQFIADLMPKHPVYTALLPDAARAVIGQPHASGRGALAMLQAEGFHYDNYVDIFDGGPTVTARTDQLRTVRESRSAGVTRLCTTGPTPQGNAFTPALLAAGRLGEFRAWIGHRAIEGEGNVALPAREALSLGLGIGDAVRHVAI, encoded by the coding sequence ATGAGCTGGCGCGTCCGCCCCGCCACCGGCGCCGACCTGCCGGCGCTGCTCGATCTGGCGCGGCTGACCGGCGGCGGCTTCACCAACCTGCCGGCGGATGCGGACGCGCTGGCGGCGCGGCTGGCACTGTCCGACGCCAGTTTCGCGCGCGCCGAAGACGCGCCCGATGACGAGCTGTATATCCTCCTTCTCGAACAGACACTGACCGGCCGCATCGGCGGCTGCGGCATGGTGTTCAGCCGGATCGGTGCCCGCTGGCCCTTCTACAGCTACAAGATCGGCGTGCTCAGCCAGACCTCGGCGCATCTCGGCCGCACCTTCGCGCTGCCGTTCCTCAACCTCGTCACCGATCACGATGGCGCCAGCGAAGTCGGCGGCCTGTTCCTCCACCCGGACCTGCGCACCGGCGGGCTCGGCAAGCTGCTGGCACGGTCGCGCTACCTGTTCGTCGCGCAGCATCGGGCGCGCTTCGCCGACACCATGCTGGCGGAGCTGCGCGGCGTGCTCGATGACGACGGCCATTCGCCGTTCTGGGACGCGCTGGGCGCCAAGTTCTTCGGCATGAGCTTTCCCGAAGCCGATGCCTTCAACGCCGTCCATGGCAGCCAGTTCATCGCCGATCTGATGCCCAAGCACCCGGTCTATACGGCGTTGCTGCCCGATGCGGCGCGCGCGGTGATCGGCCAGCCGCATGCCAGCGGCCGCGGTGCGCTCGCCATGCTGCAGGCCGAAGGATTTCATTACGACAATTATGTCGACATTTTCGACGGCGGCCCGACGGTGACGGCGCGCACCGACCAGCTGCGCACGGTGCGCGAGTCGCGCAGCGCCGGTGTCACGCGCCTGTGCACCACCGGCCCGACGCCGCAGGGCAATGCCTTCACCCCGGCGCTGCTCGCCGCCGGCCGGCTGGGCGAATTCCGCGCCTGGATCGGCCACCGCGCCATCGAAGGCGAAGGCAATGTCGCATTGCCGGCGCGCGAAGCCCTCAGCCTTGGCCTCGGCATCGGAGACGCGGTCCGCCATGTCGCGATTTGA
- the astD gene encoding succinylglutamate-semialdehyde dehydrogenase: MSRFESTDPCTGAVLWQGAAGDVAAAVAAARQALPGWATSRLADRVAVARAFQAIVTARADAFARLIASETGKPLWETRTEVASVAAKVDISITAQAERAGMRSGEVGGVRQVLRHKPHGVLAVLGPYNFPAHLPNGHIVPALLAGNTVVFKPSELTPAVADFMADCWAAAGLPAGVLNIVQGGGDTGRDLAAADIDGLLFTGSAHVGAALARQFADTPGRILALEMGGNNPLIIWDLADAALDAAAALIVQSAYLSAGQRCTCARRLIVRDGAHAPLLDRVTALLDRIIVGAPFDDPQPFMGPVIANRAADGLVAGADTLVARGARTLRPLTRRDPGLPFLLPALYDVTGVSGLPDAELFGPVLQLTRVADWDAAIAAANATRFGLSAGLIGGDAALYDRLWTASRAGVVNWNRPTNGAASNAPFGGIGLSGNHRPSAYYAADYAAWPVASLEADSPDATITTGLGA, encoded by the coding sequence ATGTCGCGATTTGAATCGACCGATCCCTGCACCGGCGCCGTGCTGTGGCAGGGCGCCGCCGGCGATGTCGCCGCAGCCGTCGCCGCCGCCCGCCAGGCGCTTCCCGGCTGGGCGACCAGCCGCCTTGCGGACCGCGTCGCCGTCGCCCGCGCCTTCCAGGCCATCGTCACCGCCCGCGCCGACGCCTTTGCCCGGCTGATCGCCAGCGAAACCGGCAAGCCGCTGTGGGAAACCCGCACCGAGGTCGCCTCGGTCGCCGCCAAGGTCGATATTTCCATCACCGCCCAGGCCGAACGCGCCGGCATGCGCAGCGGCGAGGTCGGCGGCGTGCGGCAGGTGCTGCGCCACAAGCCGCACGGCGTCCTCGCCGTGCTGGGCCCATATAATTTCCCGGCGCATTTGCCCAACGGCCATATCGTCCCGGCGCTGCTGGCCGGCAACACGGTCGTTTTCAAGCCATCGGAACTGACGCCCGCGGTCGCCGATTTCATGGCCGATTGCTGGGCGGCGGCCGGCCTGCCCGCCGGCGTGCTCAATATCGTCCAGGGCGGCGGCGACACCGGGCGCGACCTGGCCGCGGCCGATATCGACGGCCTGTTGTTCACCGGCTCGGCGCATGTCGGTGCCGCGCTGGCGCGCCAGTTCGCCGACACGCCGGGGCGCATCCTGGCGCTGGAAATGGGCGGCAACAATCCGCTGATCATCTGGGATCTCGCCGACGCTGCGCTCGATGCTGCCGCCGCGCTCATCGTCCAGTCGGCCTATCTCAGCGCCGGGCAACGCTGCACCTGCGCCCGCCGGCTGATCGTGCGTGATGGCGCGCACGCCCCGCTGCTCGACCGCGTCACCGCGCTGCTCGACCGCATCATCGTCGGTGCGCCGTTCGACGATCCGCAGCCGTTCATGGGCCCGGTCATCGCCAATCGCGCCGCCGACGGCCTCGTCGCCGGCGCCGACACGCTGGTCGCGCGCGGCGCCCGTACCCTGCGCCCGCTGACCCGCCGCGACCCCGGCCTGCCCTTCCTGCTGCCGGCGCTCTACGACGTCACCGGCGTTTCCGGCCTGCCCGATGCGGAGCTGTTCGGCCCCGTCCTGCAGCTCACCCGCGTCGCGGACTGGGACGCCGCCATCGCCGCTGCCAATGCGACGCGCTTCGGCCTGTCGGCGGGCCTCATCGGCGGCGACGCGGCGCTGTACGACCGTTTGTGGACGGCGTCGCGCGCCGGCGTCGTCAACTGGAACCGCCCGACCAATGGCGCTGCTTCCAACGCCCCCTTCGGCGGCATCGGCCTGTCGGGCAACCACCGCCCCAGCGCCTATTATGCCGCCGACTATGCCGCCTGGCCGGTCGCCAGCCTGGAAGCCGACTCGCCCGACGCGACGATCACCACCGGCCTCGGCGCATGA
- a CDS encoding N-succinylarginine dihydrolase has protein sequence MIVEINFDGLIGPTHNYAALSFGNLASASNAGAVSRPRDAALQGLAKMRFAMSLGLTQGFLLPLDRPDAGWLRQLGFAGSDAQVCAAAHRADPRLFAQACSASAMWTANAGTVSPAADTADGRTHITTANLSRMTHRSLEAAATEAQLRRAFAHPAFAVHAAVPATFGDEGAANHMRLAPAHAVTGVEIFVYGEEGGTFPARQNRRASEAVARRHGLAPERTIFAAQSPAAIDAGAFHNDVVAVANEHVLFAHEQAFADPDRLHADIRARLPGATIITVPASAVSLAEAIRSYLFNSQLVTVPDGSMALILPQEAHDCTPVKAWLDRLVTGDTPIRAVHYVHVRESMRNGGGPACLRLRVVADPATVDPRFLLDDARADRLEAVITAHWPEAIGPDDLGNPDLWAQAWAARAALIELQN, from the coding sequence ATGATCGTCGAAATCAACTTCGACGGCCTCATCGGCCCCACCCACAATTACGCCGCGCTCAGTTTCGGCAACCTCGCCAGCGCATCGAATGCCGGTGCCGTCTCGCGCCCGCGCGACGCCGCGCTGCAGGGCCTCGCCAAGATGCGCTTCGCCATGTCGCTCGGCTTGACCCAGGGGTTCCTGCTCCCGCTCGATCGCCCCGATGCCGGCTGGCTGCGCCAACTCGGCTTTGCCGGCAGCGATGCGCAGGTCTGCGCCGCTGCCCATCGCGCCGATCCGCGGCTGTTCGCCCAGGCCTGTTCGGCGTCGGCGATGTGGACTGCCAATGCCGGCACCGTCTCGCCCGCCGCCGACACCGCCGATGGCCGCACCCACATCACCACCGCCAACCTGTCGCGGATGACCCACCGCAGCCTGGAGGCCGCCGCCACGGAGGCGCAGCTGCGCCGGGCCTTCGCCCACCCGGCCTTCGCCGTCCATGCCGCCGTCCCCGCGACCTTCGGCGACGAAGGTGCCGCCAACCACATGCGCCTCGCCCCCGCGCACGCCGTGACTGGCGTCGAGATCTTCGTCTATGGCGAGGAGGGCGGCACATTCCCCGCCCGCCAGAACCGCCGCGCCAGCGAGGCCGTTGCGCGCCGCCACGGCCTGGCGCCCGAGCGCACCATCTTCGCCGCGCAATCGCCCGCCGCCATCGATGCCGGCGCTTTCCACAATGATGTCGTCGCCGTCGCCAATGAACATGTGCTGTTCGCCCATGAACAGGCCTTCGCCGACCCCGACCGCCTTCATGCCGATATCCGCGCCCGGCTGCCCGGCGCGACGATCATCACCGTGCCGGCCAGCGCCGTCAGCCTGGCCGAGGCCATCCGCTCCTATCTGTTCAATTCACAGCTGGTGACCGTTCCGGACGGCAGCATGGCGCTGATCCTGCCGCAGGAGGCGCACGACTGCACCCCGGTCAAGGCCTGGCTCGACCGTCTCGTCACCGGCGACACGCCGATCCGCGCCGTCCACTATGTTCACGTGCGCGAATCGATGCGCAACGGCGGCGGTCCCGCCTGCCTGCGGCTGCGCGTCGTCGCCGACCCGGCGACGGTCGATCCGCGCTTCCTGCTCGACGACGCCCGCGCCGATCGGCTGGAGGCAGTCATAACGGCGCATTGGCCCGAAGCGATCGGGCCCGATGATCTCGGCAATCCCGACCTGTGGGCACAGGCCTGGGCGGCGCGGGCGGCCCTGATCGAACTGCAAAACTGA